The nucleotide sequence ACAATGTTCAAACAAAGCGTATTTCAGGCCTCCCGCAGTATCAAAGTTCGAAAAAGTACATTGATGACGAAATTTCCGCAACGATGAAAACACAAGGCTCTAGTCAATAGtagcataaaaaatataagctTACCTCGGCATAGTGAAcgatgaataaaataatgtaatgaCTAGAATGATACACGCTCGAGTGTTGACTCAGGGACTCGGATAGAGCACCGAGACTCCTCTGTGAGATGACCGAGTGCAACTCCGAACTGGACTGTTTGGCAACAAGCCGGGCAGGTAGTACTTGTAGGTATAAGAGGTTCTTTTGGCGGCCATGATAGTACACCGCTTGGGCCTAACCTTGACTGATTTTCCGTAAGGGAGGGCTGCTTCTATTGCAGGTAGTACGTTACACCCCAAAAGCATCGCGAAAACCGCACTGGGCTACGTAACGCTTCTCGGACTTTATTGCGGTTGGCTATACGTATGGCGGCTGACCACCGAAGCTTCGAACGTCGAAATATCGCTCGTTTTGAGAGATCTACTCAGTTTTTAGATCGTCAAAAAACGCTGTAGTGTGATGAGTTATCGAGAGCTTCTTCTGATGCGCTAAGCGAAAAGTACTCTGTGTCGCCCttataccccccccccccatgcTCTATTATAAAGCGGCACTTTCAATCCCCGTGTAGTACACCTATTTTTTGCCAACAGCGTGCGTTTAGATATTAGcctttataatttattgtgtTCGATGCAGCCGAAAATTCGCTTGACGGTAACATTTGCACACTCGACATTTATACTCGGAGCTCCCCCTCGAACTTTTATACGACCGGGCCGTGGAAAGTTGTGTCGATGCCGGTATACCTGCGCCGACTTCGTGTTGCCGCTCCGCCCCCTATTCTCTAGACCGCGTCGCAGTGCAGTCATTCTCTGTATATTTGCGAtaactttaaattgatcttcGATCTTTAACAAACGGGATACTAATGAGAATATTAactttcaaatttattaaatatttaagaaTAATCTCGCAACGCAAGCTACGTGCCTCGGCGAACTGTAGCACGCTATGTAGGTGCTCAATAGCGCTGCAGCTTATTTCTCGAAAGTTTATTTTCAgctatatacaaaaaaatcatgaaaatttgtCAAACAGTtatatttgtattaattaTGCAATACAGGAAAAAACTAAAACTAGTCGGTTAAAtgttaaaagtttatttttatttcataattcAAATCTGTCATTTATACGCGTCACGAGTTCGTATGAACTATAGTATGCTTACGTTGCATATTATATGATATGATATAACACATATCCGATTATTACAAAGTCAAGTTGATCTACACTCTACTAtacaaacaataaataatgatcgtatatttttacaaaaaattctaattccCTGCTGATCCTCCATAAATGCGGCGTTGATCAGTTATTCAATATCGGTTTTGCTTAAAGATTTAGAAATAATGCTTCAAAAGTATGGTATTAAAGCAATAAAAGAAGATATTATGCAACTTAGGGTGTACGCGCAACGAACGCTAGTACAAGAagttttctttaaaaataaggTGATCCAAGTAAATTTGACAAGTAATCCAGAAAATAGCCGTCGATTCACACTATTTTAATTACCAGAATTCGACCGAAGATTTTAGCATTATCTGTctgaaacttttttattttctttctgtttgaaatgtaaaaattttgtacGCAACTTATCAAAGAGGCTTACAATATTAATCCAAGCGGAAATTGAAGACTTGTAATTTTCATCGTCGCACCGTACTGCAAAGTTCCACGTAAGCGGAAAGTGCCATCTGCGTTCGCTTGAACGACAATATATAATATGTCATAGAGCACGTTGtgtttttttgtgccttttaattattatcaaaaatttattcttatatttttatgattttaaatgcaagaaaaaattactttattcatgactgaactataatagccactttattcccTGAAAAGCGGGACTAAAGTAGCATTTTATTCACTCATATTTTTTTCCCGCAAAATGCGGGAATAATGTAAATTTGCGGGAAGTAAACTCTTTATTCccacaaaattttgaaaaaatgttgaaatgtagaaaaattgatttatttagtataaattagcaaaatgattgttattttgttttattatgtatgaaataagtataatagaattaatagaaaataataaacgtatatttttattaaaatgctGATACCCGAGCAGGTCCcacttttcaagaaataaagtggctacacagtttagtcgtgaataaagcactatatgcaacacgagAGTAAATTCGATTATTCGTCTCGGGTGGTTTAAATAAACTCTCACCCACGGTAATAATCAACGACTTTactcccttgttgcataatgtactattatttatGGAAATTTTTTCGTATTTAAAACGTATTAAACTCAATACACCATAGAGTCTCGATTGTTAGATTTACGATAAACATATGAATATTTAAGTACAAAAATATcttgattatttttcatacTGATAATGTTGGGTAATTGCCCTGCAAAATCAGTTGGCAATTTTTGAATAACGTATTTTTTGGCACaaggaaaaatttttacattaataataaacatacaaaatattttacatgaAATCTTGTTTCATTGTTCTACACTTGCAGTTTTTAATATCCGACATGTTTTTTTATAACCTACTGTTTTATTACTCGACGTTTAACGTCGATCACGATTCAAAATTTCCGGTATAAAAACATGAGTAATACAGGCAGAATAGTTTCAGTGCATTAGTTGAATTAAATAACCATTTCTCGTTCCATatggtaaaaaaatgaagttcaaaataatttttttaacatccatACTAGCATTACATTCGAGTAATGCAAAACCGTTTCTAGGTAATTATagatttttattatgaattgattaatttttttattactttataGCTCTGAATTATACTTGCATAATGCTTAgtcttttaaaagttattaattTGGCTTGAAAACTTTTACAGGTTTTAAATCCAAGCTTAGTGAAATAAGTAAAAAACTTGGTCTCTCCGCTAACGTTGACGTATCTTTCAATCATCATGGGGGAGTCCTGGGATCCGTAAATAAGCATTTTGGACTTGGTTTCAATGTAGGAGCACATTACGAAGCATCTGGCCATGGTCATCGTGACGCAAATGCTGAATCAGGCTatgaaaatgataataaaCACAAACATGGCCACGAAATAAATGGTGGCTTGGAGTGGTCATCTGGGCACATTCATCAGTCCTCTAGTGGACATAGCCAGAgtatttactttattttattcagttATTTTCTATTAGACTACAGTTTAAAATTGTGTATCAATTTtaactattaaaaaataattacagctgGTTCTCATCATCAATCAAGTAGCCATGGACATAAGCTTGAAGTTAATGGTCATTCTCAACATCATGGCGTAGTTTCGGGAAATTtcaagtttgaaaaaaatcatcacGGTGGAATCCAAGTTAATCACCAGCACGAGCATGATTCCGGTAATTCACGTGGCCACCACAAAGATATAAACATTCAATTTGGACACAAAGTAGAACACTCTCATGAGCACAAGCGTGAGCATTCACATGGCCATCACAAAGATATAAATATTCAACATGGACATAAAGTAGACCACTCTCACCAGCATAAGCATAAACATTCATATGACCACAGCAAACATATAAATATCCATCTTGGACACAAAGTAGAAAATTCTAACGGTCAGCAGGTACATCAACCGCATAGCCATGGCGGAAACCTTAATATTCAACTTGGACATCAAGTAGATCATTCGAGTTCTAATAATGTCAAAGTACCTGTAAACCATGGAGGTAGCGTTCCCGGTGGCCATGAACATAGCCATGGTGTTTTTGTCAATGTTCATACCAATCAAGTTCATAATGTAGTTAACAAACAAGAACTAGGTCATAAAATTGAGCATACACATGTTTCTGGAAATCACGGGGGTAGTAGTAGTTCAAATATCGGTGTAAGTGGAAAGCCCGAGGAAGGTAATCATATAATTGTTAAGCCTTCTGGTAACTTAGGTGGATTTCAGAACATTCATACAAATCAAGTAAAGGATGTTGTTAACAAGTTTGAACCAGGACATAAAGTAGAACACTCTCAAAGTCACGGTGTCAATGTGAACACACAACATGGACACCAGGTGCACACCACGACGGAGCAACCGCACAGTCATAAAGTAGACGTATCTGGCAGTAGTGGCAGTTCAAATATTGGTGTATCTGGAAAGCCCGAGGAAGGTAACCATATAATTATCAGACCTTCTGGTAATTTAGGTGGTTTTCAGAACATTCATACAAATCAAGTTAAAGACGTTGTTAACAAATTAGAACCAGGATATCATGTTGAACACTCTCAAAGTCACGGTGTTAATGTGAACGTACAACAAGGACATCAGGTACACATCACGACGGAGCAACCGCACAGTCATAAAGTAGATGTTTCTAGCAGTCATGGCAATAGTGGCAGTAATCATATCGGTATTTCTGGTGGTCATCATTCTACACCTACGACTAAGCGACCGCATAGTCATAAAGTAGATGTTTTTGGCAGTCATGGCAATAGTGGCAGTTTAAATATCGCTGTTTCTGGTAGTCAGGAACAAAACCATGGATATGTTCCTAGTGGGAATCACGTCAGAGACATAGTTCACAAATTTGTAACAGGAATGAGCCATCATTCCACACCTACGACTAAGCGACCGCATAGTCATAAAGTAGACGTATCTGGTAGTCATGGCAGTAGTAGCAGTAATCATATCGGTATTTCTGGTGGTCATCATTCCACACCTACGACTAAGCGACCGCATAGTCATAAAGTAGATGTTTCTGGCAGTCATGGCAATAGTGGCAGTTTAAATATCGCTGTTTCTGGTAGTCACGAACAAAACCATGGATATGTTCCTAGTGGGAATCACGTCAAAGACATAGTTCACAAATTTGAAGCAGGAATGAGCCATCATTCCACACTTACGACTAAGCGACCGCATAGTCATAAAGTAGACGTTTCTGGTAGTCATGGCAGTAGTAGCAGTAATCATATCGGTATTTCTGGTGGTCATCATTCCACACCTACGACTAAGCGACCGCATAGTCATAAACTAGACGTACCTAGTAGTCATGGCAGTAGTAGCAGTAATCATATCGGTATTTCTGGTGGTCATCATTCCACACCCACGACTAAGCGACCGCATAGTCATAAAGTAGATGTTTCTGGCAGTCATGGCAATAGTGGCAGTTTAAATATCGCTGTTTCTGGTAGTCACGAACAAAACCATGGATATGTTCCTAGTGGGAATCACGTCAAAGACATAGTTCACAAATTTGAAGCAGGAATGAGCCATCATTCTACACCTACGACTAAGCGACGGCATAGTCATAAACTAGACGTACCTAGTAGTCATGGCAGTAGTAGCAGTAATCATATCGGTATTTCTGGTGGTCATCATTCCACACCTACGACTAAGCGACCGCATAGTCATAAAGTAGATGTTTCTGGCAGTCATGGCAATAGTGGCAGTTTAAATATCGCTGTTTCTGGTAGTCACGAACAAAACCATGGATATGTTCCTAGTGGGACTCACGTCAAAGACATAGTTCACAAATTTGAAGCAGGAATGAGCCATCATTCCACACCTACGACTAAGCGACCGCATAGTCATAAAGTAGACGTATCTGGCAGTCATGGCAATAGTGGCAGTTTAAATATCGCTGTTTCTGGTAGTCACGAACAAAACCATGGATATGTTCCTAGTGGGAATCACGTCAAAGACATAGTTCACAAATTTGAAGCAGGAATGAGCCATCATTCCACACCTGCGACTAAGCGACCGCATAGTCATAAACTAGACGTATCTAGTAGTCATGGCAGTAGTAGCAGTAATCATATCGGTATTTCTGGTAGTCATCAATCAACACATTCAGACGGAATAAGCCTAGAAAGTGATACACGTCCAAATTCTAATGAGCATAGCCATACTTTACTACATAATCCGGGTGCTGAAAGTATTTATCGAAAAGGAATAAATATTGGAGGTTTTATTGAGAAACTTAACCAAATAGTAATCAAATTTGGACAGGAAAAACAAAGCCACTTAGCAGAAAAGGTTAAAACACTAGTTACACATCTCAAACCACACTCGAGCAGTGTTCAGAATTCGGCACAGCACGGTCACAGCGGCAGCCTAAGTATCCCCGTAAACGGTGGGCATACTGACCAAGGCTCTGTGAGTATAGGCGGTAGCCACATCAAGAACATCGTGTCGAAACTAGAATCTAAGAAGCCCAGTAAGCCTGCAGTCAATTTTAATCATCACTCTTCACACAGTGGAGGAATCAACTTTGATAttaagaaaaatgtcaaaCATAATTCTGGAATTTCTGTCGCAAGCGATGTACCTAAAGGAGTTCTCAGCGTTTCAGGTATATTGAAACATGTGAAAGGTTCACAATCCTTAGAACACAACTCTGGGGATAGTGCACAAGTAACATATTGGAAACAACGAAACTCTCCACAAAGAATCAAATTTCAAAAGGACACAGTAAGTTTGTTAGGCAACCGTAAAAAGAGTATTGCAAAAGGTGGTGTCGCTGCAAATGGTCAATTATTACCTGCAGATTGGAGTTACACTAAAAACCTTAAAAGTCAGCAAGCAGGCAATGACGTAGTGCGATTACACGCCCCTCAATTTAAGCGTAAGTTGCAGCTTTTTGGACACACTTTACTTAATGGTGGTGCAGATGTTGTGAAAGTAGCTCATCCTATTGGCGTTCCGATAAAGCAAGGTGGTGAGCAGCAGATAAACGTTTCTGGAAGTAAACAAACCAGCGGTTCTTTGAATATTGGCTTATCCAGCGGACATTCTCATCAAGCTGCAGGTGCTCTTAACATCATCGCGAATGGTGTCAAAGATGCAGTTTCAAAACTAGAAAAATCaggtcatatcgatgtatctGCTAATCATCAAACGACACACTCTGGTGGTCCTGATGTAAGCCACAATTTTGGTCTTAGCTCAAATGGTCAATGGCAAATTAATGTCTCAGGCAGTAACAAACAGGAATCTTCGAAagttttctttgaaaaaataacgcaCGTTTACAAAAAAGTTGAACAATCCGTTGCTAATTCTGGCATTGCCGTTCATGGTGCTATATCTGTTTCTGGAGGCCACGAACATAACCATCAAAGCTCTGCAAACTCAGGTGGACAGCATGTGAAAGATATCACTGCAAAATTTGATAACCATCAAGGTTCTACAAACTCAAAAGGACAACACGTGAAGGATATCACTGCGAAATTCGAGCATCAAAGCTCTGACAACTCAGGTGGACAGCATGTGAAGGATATCACTGCGAAATTAGAACATCAGAGCTCTGCGAACTCAGGTGGACAGCAAGTGAAGGGAATCACTGCGAAATTCGAGCATCAAAGCTCTGCGAACTCAGATGGAAAACACGTGAAGGATATGACTGCCAAGTTCGATCATGCGAACTTGGGAGGACAACACGTGAAGGATATGAGTGTCAAATTCGATCATCAAAGCTCTGTGAACTCAGGTGGACAACACATTAAGGACATGATTGCCAAATTCGACAAACATCAAAGTTCTGGCAGCTCAGGTGGACAACACGTGAAGGATATCAGTGCGAAATTCGAAGGTCAAAAATCTGGCCACCTTTCCGTCTCCGGAGGTCATCAATCTTCTCAATCTGGTGGAATTAAGATTCATCATTCTAGCGAGCACAACGTTCATGGATCCACTGAGCATGGGGGAAGCTCTCACGCTCATGTTGAGGTTTCAGGAAATCATGGTGGTTTTGTTAGCGGATTTTTCAATAAGTTGCATAGCGTGGGTAAAAAATTACACGATAACGTATCAAATATTGGAGTTGGTATTTCACTGCATGGTCATGGCTCTGGATCTAATTCTCATGGGTCATCTCATGAGCACAATGGAGGCTTGAACTTTGGCGCTCATAGTGAATCTTCCGGAGACTCGCATTCTCATGGATCTTCCCATAGcgttaataaaaatatcgaatTTGGCATTCATCATGGGTCGTCTCATTCAGACGGTCACCACAGTGACGAGGGATATGAAAGTGGAGACTCACATTCTCATGGGCATGGTTTTAATAAGAATATAGAGTTCGGCATCCACCGTGGATCATCACATTCTGGAGGTTCCCATAGCAAAGGTGGATTTGGATTGAATTTTGGGCTTCATAAACAATCATCTGGACATGGCTTGTTTGGTTTGAATAAGCATTTATTATGGAATGTCAGCAAGTCAAAATAGATGGCATTAtgataaaatttaaacaatatcaaGTTTTTGACTAGAATAGTTgcttttttcttataacaggtgataatttacattatttagAATATGCGTAAAATACACATCTAGAAACTTTGTAATTTTACTTCACTGTAACGTTGAATTTACGTCgttaataaatttgtaattggtaaaatgaattatataaaatcttcatttttacgttatatatcgtatttcaaattattttcagGTTGTTCATAGAGTTTTGtaccaataaaaatattcgttttaaaatatattgagttgtgatgtaattttttttcaaggaAAAAAGAACATGCCAGTTTCCTCGTGAATTCTTTGAAAACGCGCATGACGTCAAATTTATATTACCTTGATAAAAAAGGACACGTGGAAGCCCAGGCGGAAGCTTAATTGTGTCGTAAAAtctattttat is from Nasonia vitripennis strain AsymCx chromosome 1, Nvit_psr_1.1, whole genome shotgun sequence and encodes:
- the LOC100679301 gene encoding hornerin isoform X2, which encodes MKFKIIFLTSILALHSSNAKPFLGFKSKLSEISKKLGLSANVDVSFNHHGGVLGSVNKHFGLGFNVGAHYEASGHGHRDANAESGYENDNKHKHGHEINGGLEWSSGHIHQSSSGHSQTGSHHQSSSHGHKLEVNGHSQHHGVVSGNFKFEKNHHGGIQVNHQHEHDSGNSRGHHKDINIQFGHKVEHSHEHKREHSHGHHKDINIQHGHKVDHSHQHKHKHSYDHSKHINIHLGHKVENSNGQQVHQPHSHGGNLNIQLGHQVDHSSSNNVKVPVNHGGSVPGGHEHSHGVFVNVHTNQVHNVVNKQELGHKIEHTHVSGNHGGSSSSNIGVSGKPEEGNHIIVKPSGNLGGFQNIHTNQVKDVVNKFEPGHKVEHSQSHGVNVNTQHGHQVHTTTEQPHSHKVDVSGSSGSSNIGVSGKPEEGNHIIIRPSGNLGGFQNIHTNQVKDVVNKLEPGYHVEHSQSHGVNVNVQQGHQVHITTEQPHSHKVDVSSSHGNSGSNHIGISGGHHSTPTTKRPHSHKVDVFGSHGNSGSLNIAVSGSQEQNHGYVPSGNHVRDIVHKFVTGMSHHSTPTTKRPHSHKVDVSGSHGNSGSLNIAVSGSHEQNHGYVPSGNHVKDIVHKFEAGMSHHSTLTTKRPHSHKVDVSGSHGSSSSNHIGISGGHHSTPTTKRPHSHKLDVPSSHGSSSSNHIGISGGHHSTPTTKRPHSHKVDVSGSHGNSGSLNIAVSGSHEQNHGYVPSGNHVKDIVHKFEAGMSHHSTPTTKRRHSHKLDVPSSHGSSSSNHIGISGGHHSTPTTKRPHSHKVDVSGSHGNSGSLNIAVSGSHEQNHGYVPSGTHVKDIVHKFEAGMSHHSTPTTKRPHSHKVDVSGSHGNSGSLNIAVSGSHEQNHGYVPSGNHVKDIVHKFEAGMSHHSTPATKRPHSHKLDVSSSHGSSSSNHIGISGSHQSTHSDGISLESDTRPNSNEHSHTLLHNPGAESIYRKGINIGGFIEKLNQIVIKFGQEKQSHLAEKVKTLVTHLKPHSSSVQNSAQHGHSGSLSIPVNGGHTDQGSVSIGGSHIKNIVSKLESKKPSKPAVNFNHHSSHSGGINFDIKKNVKHNSGISVASDVPKGVLSVSGILKHVKGSQSLEHNSGDSAQVTYWKQRNSPQRIKFQKDTVSLLGNRKKSIAKGGVAANGQLLPADWSYTKNLKSQQAGNDVVRLHAPQFKRKLQLFGHTLLNGGADVVKVAHPIGVPIKQGGEQQINVSGSKQTSGSLNIGLSSGHSHQAAGALNIIANGVKDAVSKLEKSGHIDVSANHQTTHSGGPDVSHNFGLSSNGQWQINVSGSNKQESSKVFFEKITHVYKKVEQSVANSGIAVHGAISVSGGHEHNHQSSANSGGQHVKDITAKFDNHQGSTNSKGQHVKDITAKFEHQSSDNSGGQHVKDITAKLEHQSSANSGGQQVKGITAKFEHQSSANSDGKHVKDMTAKFDHANLGGQHVKDMSVKFDHQSSVNSGGQHIKDMIAKFDKHQSSGSSGGQHVKDISAKFEGQKSGHLSVSGGHQSSQSGGIKIHHSSEHNVHGSTEHGGSSHAHVEVSGNHGGFVSGFFNKLHSVGKKLHDNVSNIGVGISLHGHGSGSNSHGSSHEHNGGLNFGAHSESSGDSHSHGSSHSVNKNIEFGIHHGSSHSDGHHSDEGYESGDSHSHGHGFNKNIEFGIHRGSSHSGGSHSKGGFGLNFGLHKQSSGHGLFGLNKHLLWNVSKSK
- the LOC100679301 gene encoding hornerin isoform X3, whose product is MKFKIIFLTSILALHSSNAKPFLGFKSKLSEISKKLGLSANVDVSFNHHGGVLGSVNKHFGLGFNVGAHYEASGHGHRDANAESGYENDNKHKHGHEINGGLEWSSGHIHQSSSGHSQTGSHHQSSSHGHKLEVNGHSQHHGVVSGNFKFEKNHHGGIQVNHQHEHDSGNSRGHHKDINIQFGHKVEHSHEHKREHSHGHHKDINIQHGHKVDHSHQHKHKHSYDHSKHINIHLGHKVENSNGQQVHQPHSHGGNLNIQLGHQVDHSSSNNVKVPVNHGGSVPGGHEHSHGVFVNVHTNQVHNVVNKQELGHKIEHTHVSGNHGGSSSSNIGVSGKPEEGNHIIVKPSGNLGGFQNIHTNQVKDVVNKFEPGHKVEHSQSHGVNVNTQHGHQVHTTTEQPHSHKVDVSGSSGSSNIGVSGKPEEGNHIIIRPSGNLGGFQNIHTNQVKDVVNKLEPGYHVEHSQSHGVNVNVQQGHQVHITTEQPHSHKVDVSSSHGNSGSNHIGISGGHHSTPTTKRPHSHKVDVFGSHGNSGSLNIAVSGSQEQNHGYVPSGNHVRDIVHKFVTGMSHHSTPTTKRPHSHKLDVPSSHGSSSSNHIGISGGHHSTPTTKRPHSHKVDVSGSHGNSGSLNIAVSGSHEQNHGYVPSGNHVKDIVHKFEAGMSHHSTPTTKRRHSHKLDVPSSHGSSSSNHIGISGGHHSTPTTKRPHSHKVDVSGSHGNSGSLNIAVSGSHEQNHGYVPSGTHVKDIVHKFEAGMSHHSTPTTKRPHSHKVDVSGSHGNSGSLNIAVSGSHEQNHGYVPSGNHVKDIVHKFEAGMSHHSTPATKRPHSHKLDVSSSHGSSSSNHIGISGSHQSTHSDGISLESDTRPNSNEHSHTLLHNPGAESIYRKGINIGGFIEKLNQIVIKFGQEKQSHLAEKVKTLVTHLKPHSSSVQNSAQHGHSGSLSIPVNGGHTDQGSVSIGGSHIKNIVSKLESKKPSKPAVNFNHHSSHSGGINFDIKKNVKHNSGISVASDVPKGVLSVSGILKHVKGSQSLEHNSGDSAQVTYWKQRNSPQRIKFQKDTVSLLGNRKKSIAKGGVAANGQLLPADWSYTKNLKSQQAGNDVVRLHAPQFKRKLQLFGHTLLNGGADVVKVAHPIGVPIKQGGEQQINVSGSKQTSGSLNIGLSSGHSHQAAGALNIIANGVKDAVSKLEKSGHIDVSANHQTTHSGGPDVSHNFGLSSNGQWQINVSGSNKQESSKVFFEKITHVYKKVEQSVANSGIAVHGAISVSGGHEHNHQSSANSGGQHVKDITAKFDNHQGSTNSKGQHVKDITAKFEHQSSDNSGGQHVKDITAKLEHQSSANSGGQQVKGITAKFEHQSSANSDGKHVKDMTAKFDHANLGGQHVKDMSVKFDHQSSVNSGGQHIKDMIAKFDKHQSSGSSGGQHVKDISAKFEGQKSGHLSVSGGHQSSQSGGIKIHHSSEHNVHGSTEHGGSSHAHVEVSGNHGGFVSGFFNKLHSVGKKLHDNVSNIGVGISLHGHGSGSNSHGSSHEHNGGLNFGAHSESSGDSHSHGSSHSVNKNIEFGIHHGSSHSDGHHSDEGYESGDSHSHGHGFNKNIEFGIHRGSSHSGGSHSKGGFGLNFGLHKQSSGHGLFGLNKHLLWNVSKSK
- the LOC100679301 gene encoding hornerin isoform X5, which translates into the protein MKFKIIFLTSILALHSSNAKPFLGFKSKLSEISKKLGLSANVDVSFNHHGGVLGSVNKHFGLGFNVGAHYEASGHGHRDANAESGYENDNKHKHGHEINGGLEWSSGHIHQSSSGHSQTGSHHQSSSHGHKLEVNGHSQHHGVVSGNFKFEKNHHGGIQVNHQHEHDSGNSRGHHKDINIQFGHKVEHSHEHKREHSHGHHKDINIQHGHKVDHSHQHKHKHSYDHSKHINIHLGHKVENSNGQQVHQPHSHGGNLNIQLGHQVDHSSSNNVKVPVNHGGSVPGGHEHSHGVFVNVHTNQVHNVVNKQELGHKIEHTHVSGNHGGSSSSNIGVSGKPEEGNHIIVKPSGNLGGFQNIHTNQVKDVVNKFEPGHKVEHSQSHGVNVNTQHGHQVHTTTEQPHSHKVDVSGSSGSSNIGVSGKPEEGNHIIIRPSGNLGGFQNIHTNQVKDVVNKLEPGYHVEHSQSHGVNVNVQQGHQVHITTEQPHSHKVDVSSSHGNSGSNHIGISGGHHSTPTTKRPHSHKLDVPSSHGSSSSNHIGISGGHHSTPTTKRPHSHKVDVSGSHGNSGSLNIAVSGSHEQNHGYVPSGNHVKDIVHKFEAGMSHHSTPTTKRRHSHKLDVPSSHGSSSSNHIGISGGHHSTPTTKRPHSHKVDVSGSHGNSGSLNIAVSGSHEQNHGYVPSGTHVKDIVHKFEAGMSHHSTPTTKRPHSHKVDVSGSHGNSGSLNIAVSGSHEQNHGYVPSGNHVKDIVHKFEAGMSHHSTPATKRPHSHKLDVSSSHGSSSSNHIGISGSHQSTHSDGISLESDTRPNSNEHSHTLLHNPGAESIYRKGINIGGFIEKLNQIVIKFGQEKQSHLAEKVKTLVTHLKPHSSSVQNSAQHGHSGSLSIPVNGGHTDQGSVSIGGSHIKNIVSKLESKKPSKPAVNFNHHSSHSGGINFDIKKNVKHNSGISVASDVPKGVLSVSGILKHVKGSQSLEHNSGDSAQVTYWKQRNSPQRIKFQKDTVSLLGNRKKSIAKGGVAANGQLLPADWSYTKNLKSQQAGNDVVRLHAPQFKRKLQLFGHTLLNGGADVVKVAHPIGVPIKQGGEQQINVSGSKQTSGSLNIGLSSGHSHQAAGALNIIANGVKDAVSKLEKSGHIDVSANHQTTHSGGPDVSHNFGLSSNGQWQINVSGSNKQESSKVFFEKITHVYKKVEQSVANSGIAVHGAISVSGGHEHNHQSSANSGGQHVKDITAKFDNHQGSTNSKGQHVKDITAKFEHQSSDNSGGQHVKDITAKLEHQSSANSGGQQVKGITAKFEHQSSANSDGKHVKDMTAKFDHANLGGQHVKDMSVKFDHQSSVNSGGQHIKDMIAKFDKHQSSGSSGGQHVKDISAKFEGQKSGHLSVSGGHQSSQSGGIKIHHSSEHNVHGSTEHGGSSHAHVEVSGNHGGFVSGFFNKLHSVGKKLHDNVSNIGVGISLHGHGSGSNSHGSSHEHNGGLNFGAHSESSGDSHSHGSSHSVNKNIEFGIHHGSSHSDGHHSDEGYESGDSHSHGHGFNKNIEFGIHRGSSHSGGSHSKGGFGLNFGLHKQSSGHGLFGLNKHLLWNVSKSK
- the LOC100679301 gene encoding hornerin isoform X6, producing MKFKIIFLTSILALHSSNAKPFLGFKSKLSEISKKLGLSANVDVSFNHHGGVLGSVNKHFGLGFNVGAHYEASGHGHRDANAESGYENDNKHKHGHEINGGLEWSSGHIHQSSSGHSQTGSHHQSSSHGHKLEVNGHSQHHGVVSGNFKFEKNHHGGIQVNHQHEHDSGNSRGHHKDINIQFGHKVEHSHEHKREHSHGHHKDINIQHGHKVDHSHQHKHKHSYDHSKHINIHLGHKVENSNGQQVHQPHSHGGNLNIQLGHQVDHSSSNNVKVPVNHGGSVPGGHEHSHGVFVNVHTNQVHNVVNKQELGHKIEHTHVSGNHGGSSSSNIGVSGKPEEGNHIIVKPSGNLGGFQNIHTNQVKDVVNKFEPGHKVEHSQSHGVNVNTQHGHQVHTTTEQPHSHKVDVSGSSGSSNIGVSGKPEEGNHIIIRPSGNLGGFQNIHTNQVKDVVNKLEPGYHVEHSQSHGVNVNVQQGHQVHITTEQPHSHKVDVSSSHGNSGSNHIGISGGHHSTPTTKRPHSHKLDVPSSHGSSSSNHIGISGGHHSTPTTKRPHSHKVDVSGSHGNSGSLNIAVSGSHEQNHGYVPSGTHVKDIVHKFEAGMSHHSTPTTKRPHSHKVDVSGSHGNSGSLNIAVSGSHEQNHGYVPSGNHVKDIVHKFEAGMSHHSTPATKRPHSHKLDVSSSHGSSSSNHIGISGSHQSTHSDGISLESDTRPNSNEHSHTLLHNPGAESIYRKGINIGGFIEKLNQIVIKFGQEKQSHLAEKVKTLVTHLKPHSSSVQNSAQHGHSGSLSIPVNGGHTDQGSVSIGGSHIKNIVSKLESKKPSKPAVNFNHHSSHSGGINFDIKKNVKHNSGISVASDVPKGVLSVSGILKHVKGSQSLEHNSGDSAQVTYWKQRNSPQRIKFQKDTVSLLGNRKKSIAKGGVAANGQLLPADWSYTKNLKSQQAGNDVVRLHAPQFKRKLQLFGHTLLNGGADVVKVAHPIGVPIKQGGEQQINVSGSKQTSGSLNIGLSSGHSHQAAGALNIIANGVKDAVSKLEKSGHIDVSANHQTTHSGGPDVSHNFGLSSNGQWQINVSGSNKQESSKVFFEKITHVYKKVEQSVANSGIAVHGAISVSGGHEHNHQSSANSGGQHVKDITAKFDNHQGSTNSKGQHVKDITAKFEHQSSDNSGGQHVKDITAKLEHQSSANSGGQQVKGITAKFEHQSSANSDGKHVKDMTAKFDHANLGGQHVKDMSVKFDHQSSVNSGGQHIKDMIAKFDKHQSSGSSGGQHVKDISAKFEGQKSGHLSVSGGHQSSQSGGIKIHHSSEHNVHGSTEHGGSSHAHVEVSGNHGGFVSGFFNKLHSVGKKLHDNVSNIGVGISLHGHGSGSNSHGSSHEHNGGLNFGAHSESSGDSHSHGSSHSVNKNIEFGIHHGSSHSDGHHSDEGYESGDSHSHGHGFNKNIEFGIHRGSSHSGGSHSKGGFGLNFGLHKQSSGHGLFGLNKHLLWNVSKSK